Genomic segment of Terriglobia bacterium:
CTGGTAAGAATCGCGCTTTACCTGCGGACGCCGTATGACCAGCCCCAAGTCGGCTGCGCTGCGCTCGCCCTCGTGGTAGCGAGTATGGAAATTGACGCGAGCCACGAGCCCCGCCGCTTTGCTTACGTCAATCGTGTGAAGTTCCCGGATCTCCCGGCGCAAGTCCTCCAGAAACGCCTTCTCGATCTTCCGGGTATCACTGGCTTGCGCGACCGCGGCACGGAATTCGCCTGCGAAAAGAAACGTGATGAACTCCTCCGTCGGCCCGGAGTATCTCCGGACGGCATCGGCGGTCGCTTCTTCAGCTTCGCACCAGCAGCCCTGTATGACTCTGGCAACTGCGTTTAGAGGAATTTCCACCTTCGCCTCCGCAGCGCAATTTTACAGGTACTTTCTGTGATTCCGCACAGGGCAATTCAGTGGGCGATTTCGCCACAGGGTTTAGAGAAAACAAACGAACGACAAGCAAGGTTCCCGCTCCGGGTCCCCTGTCTCGCAATGAACTGCCATTTCTACTGTATACCGCCGCCAGCGACAGTTTGCCATATCCCCATACAGAGGATTCTATGAGCCTGAAACTTGAAACCACATTTCCCTGTTAGCTGCCACAATCATCCCTGATACCTCGCGCCAAAATCCCTGTTCAGTTAAGCCCCTACGCGTCACGGGTATTGTCTAAGTTGCCTGAAATGCTGACGATGGAGGGCAGTGTCGTATAATTCGGGTTCAGAAACCCAGAAATTTCCCTGTATTTTTCCCTGTTAACGGGAATTTCACGCAGAGACAGGTTCGCACCGGACTGCATCCACCGCCAGTTATTTCTTTATTTTCCAGCCGCGGATTTAATTAGTCGACGATCTTCTGCGGACGAGAGTCAGGCTGCGGACGAGAGTCAGGCCTCGCCACACTTCCAGACGCTGCCCAGGATTCACCCGGCGATTGTCGCCAAAGGGTTGAAGTCCGCGCTCAGCCGTTTAGTGAAAAACGGTGACTTGGTCTTTCGGTTTGGGCTGCATGGAGAGACGTTCAACATACGCTTTGAGCCGCGCCTCGCCGTCTTCGTGGACGAAGCCATGAAACGCCACGCCCATGCCCACGCCGGGATGCGAACTCACCGTCTGGCCGCCCACGTTGATCTCAGCGTTGTCAATCTTGATCACTAATGTGACGATCTGTCCCACCGGCAACGGTGAAAAAGTATAGATATAGCATCCTCCGATGG
This window contains:
- a CDS encoding PilZ domain-containing protein, producing the protein MAAVDFKDRRKHPRFPCDTGVRIHPEKGNAGYWGTVSDISIGGCYIYTFSPLPVGQIVTLVIKIDNAEINVGGQTVSSHPGVGMGVAFHGFVHEDGEARLKAYVERLSMQPKPKDQVTVFH